CGGCTTCTGAATGTTTTCTCACGGATGTAATCTTCCATGTTGAAGTTATCAAAGGTGACAACATCGGTAGGGAAGCCATAGCCAGGCAGGAATGTTCTCGCCGCCAGATCACGCAACAGATACTCGCCGCAGTGTCGTTTTTTCTCCATCTCCAGGCGCTTACGATACGGTGTATCGGGCTGCGACTCGCGTTCCTGCCGCGAAAGATCCTGGAAAATATCAAGCCAGCGTTTCTGTAGGGAAGAAATGGACCCGAGCGTATTTCGGCGCAGATTGTCGGGGCTGACACCGTGTAGCGCAGTGCCTTTTACTAACTGTTCCAGTGCGCCATCGACCGGTAAGGTAGTACGCTCCAGCCAGACTTTAAAGCGATTACAGATGGATTGTTCATGCTCTTCGCCAAAGAACCACTGGCTGTTGAGATTGGTGCGCTCTTTTTCCGTTTCCCCGATCACGTGACACAGGAATTCTGAGAGCAGCAGCGAATTAACATGCCGCTGCACCAGACGTTCAGAATTCATAGCCACCATCGGCGCCGGGATCGTCGTCTCAAACGGCCAGAGCGTATTAGCAAATACCTGCTGATCGTGTGGGTTACCCTTACACAGGGTATAAGAGATGGCGCGCGATTCCTTACTACGGCCCGCGCGACCGGCACGCTGTAAGTAGTTGGCGGGGTGCGGCGGCACGTTATTCATCACCACGGCAGAGATACCACCAATATCTACGCCCATTTCCATGGTGGTTGAGCAGTTGAGAACGTTAATGCCGCCCTCTTTAAACATCGTTTCGTACTCTTCCAGGCGTTCAGCAGACTGCTGCGCCGAGTGTTCTGCGGTGCGGTAGTAGAAGCCGCCTTCAATAGCCCGGTCGTTAATATTGGTCCACAAGTTCTGTGAGCGCAGCTTTTGCACCAGATCGTCTGCCGCACTTTGCTGTCTGATTTTGCTAATGCCGTTATCGTAATCATCCTGCGAACGGTCAAAATGCCAGACCTCCGGCAACATTACCGGCTCCGCGTGATACGACAGCCGTTGTGTATCGCTCAGGTTGTCAAAATCGATATGCGTCGGCAGGTAAGGCGTTAAGCCTTTGAAAGCCGTGTCCAGTAATTTATTAGTTACCGGGCAAATATACGCTTTTGTCACCAACGAGAAAGTCATATGCTCGCGCGGCAAGTAAAAGCGGTTACCATCCGAACGTAACACAGCAAGATTCCCGGAAAGCGCCTTCCAGGCCGCTTTCAACCAGGCATTCACCAAATCGATATCAGCCGTTCTCTTCACATTCAGCCCGGCGCCCAGCAGCAAAAGCTTGATCAGCCGCTGCGACACATTGCCATGGCGAATCTGCGGCCAGCGCTTGATCTGATATTCGTCATGCTCATCTGATTCAGGGCTGCGCAAGGAACGCGGCGCAAAACGGCTACCAATCCACTGCCGCCAGTCATCTTCCAGCTGAATATAGCTGCCTTCGCGAACATAAAAATCGAGGGATATTTTGAGGAAATCCTGCCAATCCTGGAGTGACAACCCCTTTTCCTGCCAGTGGTCAGGAACAATCTGCGCCTTATCAAGCCCCTGATAACCGATCTTCACCAGTCCCTGGGTTTCAAGGCTGTTGGAACGTTTAGGACGGCGCATAAACTCGCGAAATAACAGCATTTCCGATAATTTCACCGGGCCATCATGCTCGCGAAAAATTTCCGGTTTGTGGTATTTGTTGTAACGCAGGATCGGACCTTTGATATCAAAGGTTTTTTGTAACTCGCCAACCATCTCTCGCCAGCTGAGTGACACCAACGGCGCACTTACTTTTTCGCCCAATGCCTGTTTCAGACGCTGTTCAAAACGCAGCGCTTTTTCCTCCGCTTCTGCCGCCTCACCCGGCATGCCCATATCACGGTACTCTTTTGCTTCTTTGCGGGCTTTATCGGCCAGTTCACGGAATTTCTGCGGATCAATATCGGCAGCAACAACATCGCCTGTCGACTGTTGTTTCTGATACCACGACAGGATTTCAACCACACTGCCGCGCAGCCGGTTACGTTCGGCTTCTTGCTGCATGCGCACTGCCATTCGCGCAGTGCCCTGGCGACTATCGGTAAAGGTAATTAAGCGTCTACCGCGCCCCGGTAGAGTTTGTTGACCATCACCTTTTTCATTTTTCCCGGCAAAATCCGGACAGTACTCAAGCACCGTAGGAACAATATGCGTGACATAAAACGGGCTCCCCAGGATAGCACGTCGGAAAGGTGATATTCCTTTTACGCCCCGGTAGCCGCAACCCTGGGCGCTACAGACCTGATCGATGTCGTTTATGGCAAGAGAAATGCTGTTATCGTGCACGACACCGATACTGTGCGTTTGACGATCAAGACGTTGAAGCGTGTAGCCAGCGGCTTCATTATGTTCCGCCGCGATAATGTGCGGAGTCTTGATGACAATCTCTTTTTCGACTTTTTCAGCAACCGGCTCAATCTCCTCCGGTATATCGTCCTGCAGAGAGAACTCGTCACCACCTTTATTTTCCCATTGGACAAGCCTGCCCCTTTTTTCTCGGGCCAGCAGATGGGGTTCATTACACTCATTACAAAATGCCAGTTCAAATACCGGGCTGCCACATGCGCAATTCTGCCGTTGGTTTACATAGACATAGCCAAATGGCCAGTTCTTCTCCAGGGCCGTGCCGTGCTTCGCTGCACAGTGTTTGTCAGCACAGGCCCAGAGCCCCTGTGTATTGCGCTGGAAAATATGCGCCCTGACCTTGAGAAAAGCGGGATCCTGTTCATTGGGACGCGTACCGGAACAGAGATCAATCCAGCGTAAAGTGTCCTGCTGGCTATAGCGTTGTTTAGTCAGTTCATTAAGGCGCGCGGTCAACGCATCCAGTTTCATTGCCCGCTGGCTAACCAGCATTTCACGTAAGTGACGCGCTTCCGGTGAGTGAGTTAATGCGCTATAGCGCTCCGGGCTAACCTCTTTTTCGCCAGCATCAGGAATAGCTTCGAGCACATCCAGAGAAACAGCGCGATTCAGGCTAGCCTCAAGTTCAGGCACAATGCGTTTGCCTCCCAGCACATCAATCTGTTCCAGTGGCACGCCAGAAAGCTCAGACAAGAATTTTTTCAGCTGCTTTTCTGCATCGCTACCGGCAATGGTTGCCGATGTTGCAACAAACCGGACGTCCCTCGGCGTAACACCAAAGGCATTCATTACGCGACGCAACTGCAACGCCAGTTCGGCAGCCTGTGAACCAACATAGGTGTGTGCTTCGTCCAGCACGATCCAGCGTAATGATTTTTGCGCTTTAGATTGCTGAATAATGGGCGCATCAACCTGGCGAACCATCATGTATTCCAGCATGGTGCCATTGGTAACCAGAATAGGTGCAGGTTCTTCGCGCATCTTCTCACGCGAAAGCACTTCATTTGGCTTTTTCTCTTGCTCGCTTTTGACGGCCGCATGTTTCTCTTTGGTGTTGCCGTTATACAGGCAATAGCGAATTCCCGTCCCGAAGCTGCGCGTCCAGGCATCAAGGCGTTCGCGCTGGGAATTAATCAGCGCGTTCAATGGATAGAGGAACAGCGCCCGCACGCCCACCAGCGGCTTATTACCGTTCCCACGTAGTTCCCGGTAGAGATCTTCCAGAACCGGCACCATAAAACACTCGGTCTTACCGGAGCCTGTACCACTGGTCACCACAATAGAATGCTTCTGCTCAAGCAACGCTTTCCAGCTGGCCAACTGATGTGTAAAAGGCTTCCAGCTTGCGCCAAAACGATAGCGGCCATTTTCCTCGCTATCCAGAGAAGCGACGACTTCTTTACTCAGCAACGTTTTTTCCGTTGCCAGCTGGCGCATCGTGAAAGCGGACTCTTCCCAACCAAAGGTTTGCTCGAAAACCGGCGATGCGAGAAATGAACCTTCCGCACCGCATTCTGCTGCCATTTGCTGTGCAAGATGCTCACGCAACTGGGGATTGGTAATACTCAATATACTGAGTGTCGCTTCCGTTGAGCGAGAGAGTGATTGTTCAATGAGTGTCGAAAAATAGCGTGTAGTCATTTTTATTTTTCCGTAACGTTACGCAGCAAGCAGTACTGGAACAAAGCGTTAAACCAGCGAGAGTCAAAGTCTCTCACCTGCCGTAAGAAAAATACGGCGCCAGGTTCATTGCCAAAAACGCTGGTAAAGGTGGTTTTGCCGCTGGCTACTGCGGCGGCAAACACCGGCAGCCATGCAACGGCATAGCGAAAATGTGTATCGGAAGAGATTTCAATAATGGGATCGGCTTGCGACTGGATCCAGCGAGAGAGACGTGGGCCGCCATATTCCGGCCAGCGGGATTCCCCGTGTTCACGAAGTAACTCCTGATACCAGCCCTGAATAATCTCTTTCATGACCGGTTGTGGGAAAAGCCTCGGGGCCTTTCCCTCGCTTAACCAGCTATGCACATCGCTGGCATAGGTAGGAAAGAGCATTCCCAACCTTTGATACATTTTATTCAGGAAATTACTCTGCATTTCTATAGATGCGCCTTTGCTCACCATAAAGGCCTGCATTTTTGCTGCTGCATTTTTTATTTGCTGTATCGGTAAGAACTCCCAAAACACGGGGAATTCAGATTCGATTCGTCCAAGATATTCGGCCGACATTTCAAATTTGAACAAGGAGAGCGTTAGTGCCTGAGGATGCTGAAATAACGCACGCCAGACCTCGAAGGTGGCCAGAGGTAAATAACTGAACTGGCTGTAAAGATTTTGCAGGAATTGCCAGCCAGAATGCGCCGGATCGTTCGCCATCTGATCCAGAACCAAGGAAATGGTATTAACCTCAGCACCAGGTTTGAAAAGCTGAGTGGCTTTTTGCAAGGAGTGAATCGTACCGGCTTCCGCTTCTGGCAACTGTTCACCACGAATAAAACAGGGACGGAATGCAGTTTCTTCGCCAGGTTTCGGCAGAACCAGCCAGGGGCCGTTTTTACTTACAATTGAGCCCAGCTCAAATTCACCGACCGGGACACCTTCACTCATTCTTGATGTCAGAGGAATGGATTTTCGCTCTGGTTCGCTCAGCAACATGATAACTGGCGAAGGCACTTTCCCTGATGCATTGTGAATCGAGTTGGAACGCAGTATCTGTGAGGCCGGATCATATTCCAGGCTGTATTTGTAGCGCCGGATTTGCCAGTTGCCGGTACCGCCTACGCCGCTAATCCGCATATCCACAATCTGATCAATCCCTGAACCGAGGGAAAGTAAGTTCTCAATATGCTCTTTCAGGCTGTAAAGATTAATTTCAAGCGGGCGTTCACCGGCGTTATAACGCCATTCATGCCATGCCTGCTGCCCACTGTTGGAACGCAAGCGTAGTTCCAGGGTAAAGCGGGTCGGTTCTCCATTTTTGCCAAACAGGAACACTCGAGAGCCCAGCAAATCGGTAATGGTGATATTTTTTGCCAGCGGCCGACCTTCGGCATCAAAAGCAAGACAGCCACTTGAGGGAAAAGGCATAACAATCCCAACGGGCGCTTCCATCAAGCTTGGGGTAACCTGCAATTGTACTGATGAGGGCGGTACCCCTTCCGCTTTGATCAAAATTTCCGTTCTGTTCCCGGAACGCTTACGGCCTATTTCAAGTGTTTTGTCCTTTAACGCATACCAACATTTGTGCTGCGTCGAGATAGCAATGATTCCTTCGTTTGCACGCTCACCGCTCTTAATTTCAACCTGAAAATCCGCAGGTAATATGCCAATTTTGCGACGCAGTAACGTTTCATTGTTCTCATTGCGGATGGACAAAAAATGCGTCCCCATGGTGTCATGCAACTCGCACACATCAATATCTTTACCGCTCAAAAAACGCCTGTAGCGAACTTCAGGTACCCCCATTTTTCGCATAACTCGCGGAGTGCCAAGAAACACCTCTTCAGGAAAGGTCGTCCAGTTCAGACGCTTACCTTGTAACTCCAGACCTGGCAGGCGCACCTGCTCCAGCCCCGCACGTATGCGATAGGTTTCCTCACCCTCAATGAGGATATCCTGCCCTCCTTGCACCACTAAAGCAGGGTAGCCGAAAGCCCGGCAGGTAAAATCAGAGGGGGTATTTTCAGCAGACAGCGTCCCACCTTCCGGCAGAATGATTAGCATGTCGCTACTGCGGACACTGCATGAGGCAATCCCTTGCAAGGACCAGTCATCACCCTGACGCACAAAGACAAGAGGAACATCGCCAACCGGGATTTCACTCTCAGCAATATTGACAATGCCAATAATCACCCCACCAGCCCGGGCGACCAGAGACAATGTGGTGGCAGGACGACGCCGGTGAAAACGAACATCACTTTTGCGCAGCCGTAATCTGGCTTGCATATGCTCAAGCGTGGCGTAAGCGCTTCCCAGGCTGACCATGTCTTCCCCGTCTTCACACACTGCCAGTTCAAAGCGAGTAGTCGAAGGTTCACTCAATAATGGAAAAACCATTTCTTCCGGCAGTGAAATGTAGGTATGTAAGGCATCGGGCTTTTGCTCTGACCAGGAAAAAAAGCATTCAATAATCTTACTTTTGCGCTGCCGGGGCTTATTTTCCACCGATGCAGTGCGAAGCAAGCCGTTGAGAAAGCTGGTTCCCGTATCATCGTCAAGGGGGATGGGAAAACTGTCGCGCCATTTAGGGTGTACGCGCTCAAGCTCTTTAACCGGTTCAGCATGGGTGCTGAGCTCATAGAGTTGCACCAACGAAATGAGTTGTTCAGCCATCCGGGCGATGAATTCTATGGATGTGTCTTCCCGAAATCCTTGAGGAAGCGATGATTTTTCAACCATCATTTGAACCAACATCGACGTTGAGTACCCCAGCGATGAGGCCTGTTCGTATTGATTAAGAATACGGGAAAAAACAGACTGGAAGCGGCTATCCGTTTCTTTCAGCAGCTTGAAAGGCAGACCACCTTCACTGAAAAGTGACCCCAGAAAATTACGACGTTCCGATTCATAAAAACGAATTGGACGTTCCCAAAAACCATCCAATCCTTTTGGTACGACCAAACCTAATTCCGAATGAGACAGACTAATATTCAGGGCTGCATGAATAGGATCCCAGCTCCATTTGCAGTCGCGCCCGTAGTCCCGGCGATACCATTCGGAGCAAAAAAGGGTAAAACAGGCTGCATAACCTTTATCGTTTTTTAGTTTTTCTGGCTGCCCTATTTCCCGAAGAAGCCGTTTCAGATCGGCATATTCATCGCTGGTTGCATGATATTCATAAAGAGGCCTGCTATCAGCTTTTTTTAATCCACGACGAGTAAGAAACTTCGTCAACCAGGGGGTGCATTTAAATACTGAAACGAGTTCAGACTGACTCAAAGCAAACTCCTTGCTATTAGTGCAGTAGTAGAATCAGGGTTATTATTTACGAGGTGGACAGCCTGTACATTTAACAATAAAAAACGTTACAGAATATACTCCAATAAAGTTTAATCAACCTACCAAAGTTGGCAGGCAAGGTGATAAATCCGCTACTTCGTCATGCACAGGGCAGGAAATCGCCTTTCCAAACATGGCCTTATTGATGCTGTATGTCATCGTTTACCATGAAGTGTTACACGGAAAATACTTTACCTTATTTTCCACAGTCAAAAAGATCTATTTCTAAAATTCGTGAAGGATTTACAAAATTCTTATGCCGTTAACTCTTATGATTATCACACCTAATCTAAGTAATGGTTATAAAGGATAGAAAATAAATTTCACTTAAGAAGTATCAACGACATTTTCTAAATAAAAGATAAATGAATACACAATATATAATTAAACTTACTCCGCCGCGATTATTCACCCTCAGCAAATGCCTGCTGCAACCACGCTTTTATTATTCTTACCTCTTCACGCTGCGCTTTTTGCTGGCTGGTTACGAAATAGTAATTCCCGCCGGGTAATGTTCCCGGCAGGGCAACGCGCAACAATCCTTGTTCCAGCGCATTCTGGATCAATAATTCGCTGGCGAGCAGTACACCCTGCCCGGCAATCGCCGCCTGAATGGCGTGCGTCTCATCATCAAAATGAATACCAGTATGTACCGGTAAATCGGCCGGGCCAAAGGCCGCTTTCCAGTGTGGCCAGTCTGGTTCCGGCTGCGGAACATGGCGGTTTTCAATATGAAACAGCGTAAAACGGGAAAGATCTTCCGTCACCCGCAACGCCAGTTGCGGGCTGGCGACCAGCACAAAACGATCGCGGTAGAGCAGCGTATTCTCCAGTGCTTCATCAGCCTGCATGCTGTAGCGGATCGCACAATCCGCCATATCACCACGAACATCCACCAGGTCGGTACTGCTGTGCAGACGCAGCTCCAGCGATGGGTGCTGTTGATGCAGCGACGGCAGGCGCGGCACCAGCCAGTTAGTCAGAAAGTTGGAGGTAGTGCTCAGCGTTAACGCTCCCGGTTGCCCGGCCCTGTCGATGGCCTCCACCGCTTCGCGCAGCGTGGCAAAGATATTCCCCGAGGCGCGAAACAGAATTTCTCCGGCATTAGTGAGCACCACGGCACGCGCCGAGCGGGTAAACAGACGCTGGTTGAGCGATGTCTCCAGCACGCGGATCTGGTGGCTGATGGCGGTCGGCGTCACGCCAATCTCCTCCGCGGCAGCTTTAAAACTGGTGTGGCGGGCCACAGCATCAAAAGCACGGATGGCAGAAAGTGGTGGCAATCGGCGTGTTCGCATAGCTGAATTTAACTCATCTTAAGCTGAAAACTATGACTTTGCTTACGTCATGAAACAGGGGGTAGCCTGTTACTCATCGGGAATGATCCATGAGGATTATTCACCTTAGAAGATTAACAGGAATACCCCATGACGCAAATTAACACGCTGGCTACGCACTCATCGCCACACTATCAGGCGCTGCTGGCTCCCGGCATCGCTCAGGCATTGATTGCGCTTGATTACGCCATTATTTATGTTGCGCTACCCACGCTGGCGCAGGCGTTGCACTTGTCACTGAGCGAAATGCAGTGGGTGGTGTCGATCTACGGTTTGACCTTCGCCGCACTACTGTTGCCTGGTGGAAGCCTGTGCGATCGTTTCGGCGCGCGCCGAATCTTCAGCATCGGCATGATACTGTTTCTTTTTTCATCAATACTGGGCGGAATGGCCGATAACGGAACATTGTTACTGATGGCCCGCTGTGGACAAGGGATCGCCGCCGCGCTGCTGCAACCGGCAGTGCTGGCCTTAATGGCGCAGCGTTTTCAGGGAGAATCACATCGCCGGGCGCTGGCGATCTGGAGCGCAATTGGTGCGCTGGGCCTGGTGGCGGGTGTGGTGCTGGGCGGCATGCTGACGGCCCTGAGCTGGCGCGCCATTTTCTTCATCAACCTGCCGCCTGGTTTGCTGGCGCTATGGCTGGTGCAGCGCAACTTTTCGAAAACACAACCACAAGGTGGCGTGCAACGCACGGGTTTTGGCGCGCTGCTTGGTTGTGCGACAGCCGGCACGCTGGTGTGGGCGATGATGCGTTATGCCGAACAAGGTGCGCCGGATTTCTTTGCGAATCGACTGGCGGCAGCCATGCTACTGCTGTTGATTCTCCATGAACGTTTTGCTCCGCAGCCGCTGCTGTCACGCACACTGCGTGACATGCCGGGTTTGCAGACAGGCTGGCTCAGCAGCGCCTGCTATATGGCCAGCGTCGGCAGCCAGTTTTACGCCATGACATTGCTGTGGCAGCAAACGCTACAGCTTGATGCCGTCACCACCGGATGGTTATTTACCCCGCTGGCAGTGCTGATTGTGGCGGGAAATGCACTTTACACCCGACTCTCTGCACGCTTTAGTAGCCAAAAGGCGCTGCTGGTGGGGTTTGCCTGCGCGGCAGTTGGCTTATGGCTGCTGTCGATATCGCTTAGCGCCCCGTTCTCCGTCGGGTTCATGTCCGGACTCGTGCTCAGCGGTATCGGCCACGGATTGATCTATCCGGCAATGTTCGCCGTCGGGCTGAGCGCCGTACCAGTGCAGCAACAGGGACGCGCCAGCGCGTTGATGGTCACCAGCCAGTACATCGCCGGCGCGATGATGCTGGCAGTGATCTCCGTTTTACTGGCGATGCAGCCGGATCTGGCAAGCTGGTCTACGGTATTTCGTGGGCTGGGTGCTGCCGCGCTACTGGGCATGCTGGTAGCGCTCTGTGCGCCGG
Above is a genomic segment from Kosakonia radicincitans DSM 16656 containing:
- a CDS encoding DEAD/DEAH box helicase codes for the protein MTTRYFSTLIEQSLSRSTEATLSILSITNPQLREHLAQQMAAECGAEGSFLASPVFEQTFGWEESAFTMRQLATEKTLLSKEVVASLDSEENGRYRFGASWKPFTHQLASWKALLEQKHSIVVTSGTGSGKTECFMVPVLEDLYRELRGNGNKPLVGVRALFLYPLNALINSQRERLDAWTRSFGTGIRYCLYNGNTKEKHAAVKSEQEKKPNEVLSREKMREEPAPILVTNGTMLEYMMVRQVDAPIIQQSKAQKSLRWIVLDEAHTYVGSQAAELALQLRRVMNAFGVTPRDVRFVATSATIAGSDAEKQLKKFLSELSGVPLEQIDVLGGKRIVPELEASLNRAVSLDVLEAIPDAGEKEVSPERYSALTHSPEARHLREMLVSQRAMKLDALTARLNELTKQRYSQQDTLRWIDLCSGTRPNEQDPAFLKVRAHIFQRNTQGLWACADKHCAAKHGTALEKNWPFGYVYVNQRQNCACGSPVFELAFCNECNEPHLLAREKRGRLVQWENKGGDEFSLQDDIPEEIEPVAEKVEKEIVIKTPHIIAAEHNEAAGYTLQRLDRQTHSIGVVHDNSISLAINDIDQVCSAQGCGYRGVKGISPFRRAILGSPFYVTHIVPTVLEYCPDFAGKNEKGDGQQTLPGRGRRLITFTDSRQGTARMAVRMQQEAERNRLRGSVVEILSWYQKQQSTGDVVAADIDPQKFRELADKARKEAKEYRDMGMPGEAAEAEEKALRFEQRLKQALGEKVSAPLVSLSWREMVGELQKTFDIKGPILRYNKYHKPEIFREHDGPVKLSEMLLFREFMRRPKRSNSLETQGLVKIGYQGLDKAQIVPDHWQEKGLSLQDWQDFLKISLDFYVREGSYIQLEDDWRQWIGSRFAPRSLRSPESDEHDEYQIKRWPQIRHGNVSQRLIKLLLLGAGLNVKRTADIDLVNAWLKAAWKALSGNLAVLRSDGNRFYLPREHMTFSLVTKAYICPVTNKLLDTAFKGLTPYLPTHIDFDNLSDTQRLSYHAEPVMLPEVWHFDRSQDDYDNGISKIRQQSAADDLVQKLRSQNLWTNINDRAIEGGFYYRTAEHSAQQSAERLEEYETMFKEGGINVLNCSTTMEMGVDIGGISAVVMNNVPPHPANYLQRAGRAGRSKESRAISYTLCKGNPHDQQVFANTLWPFETTIPAPMVAMNSERLVQRHVNSLLLSEFLCHVIGETEKERTNLNSQWFFGEEHEQSICNRFKVWLERTTLPVDGALEQLVKGTALHGVSPDNLRRNTLGSISSLQKRWLDIFQDLSRQERESQPDTPYRKRLEMEKKRHCGEYLLRDLAARTFLPGYGFPTDVVTFDNFNMEDYIREKTFRSRDKSDREDNVSRYKGLPSRNLGVAIREYAPGAEIILDGRVFRSAGVSLHWHNLNADTNEPQRLDVAWRCHKCGTLGYGEGISGQGELFCTNAACGERIISANKRQVLQPAGFVTDAYYPVTNNIETMKFIPVVPAWVFVQAERVPLPNPLTGFMASGPDGRVFQQSMGEGGHGYALCMICGRAESMINETDAPKSMEAHYPPRPGKGDRDSQNHRLICPGSTALRTKVTLGAVAQTDVFELILRRPQSGEYIQDGSDEGRSVAMTLAVALRRALAGVLGVSAAELGYSIRPVKLDNEQSVLAIQLYDVISGGAGFASSAPLHIDALLRGMVKQLGCSHCDTACSECLLDSQTRHDHDALDRKAALAWLGEDFTHYIGLPEEEKLSLVDAQYCPGSIEDAIRRVINEGATSLTVWLNEPLSEWDLYASEFRRAILRYRLTDNLGVTLVIPAGITDADVLGELAQFAATGIRICCNKVALTVPVIAQLLRGESVITLATRDMQSAIPGSDWHQTQALVVRSQTFAPVELDAVDLARWSEPAGERVKDLSLSTELNGPIAQFGRRFWAELEKANEETAALLKNNQITRVYYTDRYIQNPAALVLLGSIMNQLKPRLSGHAQVAINTLFKAKEKPGFKAAHDWANEDDFQGFAEQWFTTLMGKPVDVTLNYSNRDIPHHRKLLVEFDNGKALKIRFDQGMGYWFIQFRPDSYNFMAEVEDQIFNMARSLEQARVSNKEERWPTDVLVEIQQQ
- a CDS encoding STY4851/ECs_5259 family protein — its product is MSQSELVSVFKCTPWLTKFLTRRGLKKADSRPLYEYHATSDEYADLKRLLREIGQPEKLKNDKGYAACFTLFCSEWYRRDYGRDCKWSWDPIHAALNISLSHSELGLVVPKGLDGFWERPIRFYESERRNFLGSLFSEGGLPFKLLKETDSRFQSVFSRILNQYEQASSLGYSTSMLVQMMVEKSSLPQGFREDTSIEFIARMAEQLISLVQLYELSTHAEPVKELERVHPKWRDSFPIPLDDDTGTSFLNGLLRTASVENKPRQRKSKIIECFFSWSEQKPDALHTYISLPEEMVFPLLSEPSTTRFELAVCEDGEDMVSLGSAYATLEHMQARLRLRKSDVRFHRRRPATTLSLVARAGGVIIGIVNIAESEIPVGDVPLVFVRQGDDWSLQGIASCSVRSSDMLIILPEGGTLSAENTPSDFTCRAFGYPALVVQGGQDILIEGEETYRIRAGLEQVRLPGLELQGKRLNWTTFPEEVFLGTPRVMRKMGVPEVRYRRFLSGKDIDVCELHDTMGTHFLSIRNENNETLLRRKIGILPADFQVEIKSGERANEGIIAISTQHKCWYALKDKTLEIGRKRSGNRTEILIKAEGVPPSSVQLQVTPSLMEAPVGIVMPFPSSGCLAFDAEGRPLAKNITITDLLGSRVFLFGKNGEPTRFTLELRLRSNSGQQAWHEWRYNAGERPLEINLYSLKEHIENLLSLGSGIDQIVDMRISGVGGTGNWQIRRYKYSLEYDPASQILRSNSIHNASGKVPSPVIMLLSEPERKSIPLTSRMSEGVPVGEFELGSIVSKNGPWLVLPKPGEETAFRPCFIRGEQLPEAEAGTIHSLQKATQLFKPGAEVNTISLVLDQMANDPAHSGWQFLQNLYSQFSYLPLATFEVWRALFQHPQALTLSLFKFEMSAEYLGRIESEFPVFWEFLPIQQIKNAAAKMQAFMVSKGASIEMQSNFLNKMYQRLGMLFPTYASDVHSWLSEGKAPRLFPQPVMKEIIQGWYQELLREHGESRWPEYGGPRLSRWIQSQADPIIEISSDTHFRYAVAWLPVFAAAVASGKTTFTSVFGNEPGAVFFLRQVRDFDSRWFNALFQYCLLRNVTEK
- a CDS encoding LysR substrate-binding domain-containing protein; the encoded protein is MRTRRLPPLSAIRAFDAVARHTSFKAAAEEIGVTPTAISHQIRVLETSLNQRLFTRSARAVVLTNAGEILFRASGNIFATLREAVEAIDRAGQPGALTLSTTSNFLTNWLVPRLPSLHQQHPSLELRLHSSTDLVDVRGDMADCAIRYSMQADEALENTLLYRDRFVLVASPQLALRVTEDLSRFTLFHIENRHVPQPEPDWPHWKAAFGPADLPVHTGIHFDDETHAIQAAIAGQGVLLASELLIQNALEQGLLRVALPGTLPGGNYYFVTSQQKAQREEVRIIKAWLQQAFAEGE
- a CDS encoding MFS transporter; amino-acid sequence: MTQINTLATHSSPHYQALLAPGIAQALIALDYAIIYVALPTLAQALHLSLSEMQWVVSIYGLTFAALLLPGGSLCDRFGARRIFSIGMILFLFSSILGGMADNGTLLLMARCGQGIAAALLQPAVLALMAQRFQGESHRRALAIWSAIGALGLVAGVVLGGMLTALSWRAIFFINLPPGLLALWLVQRNFSKTQPQGGVQRTGFGALLGCATAGTLVWAMMRYAEQGAPDFFANRLAAAMLLLLILHERFAPQPLLSRTLRDMPGLQTGWLSSACYMASVGSQFYAMTLLWQQTLQLDAVTTGWLFTPLAVLIVAGNALYTRLSARFSSQKALLVGFACAAVGLWLLSISLSAPFSVGFMSGLVLSGIGHGLIYPAMFAVGLSAVPVQQQGRASALMVTSQYIAGAMMLAVISVLLAMQPDLASWSTVFRGLGAAALLGMLVALCAPER